A single Argentina anserina chromosome 7, drPotAnse1.1, whole genome shotgun sequence DNA region contains:
- the LOC126802081 gene encoding putative ripening-related protein 1 — translation MACYFSKGSVLVILLLGICLVSEAQQCRPSGRIRGRKPPPGQCNTEDDSDCCKAGKMYPTYTCSPPTSGNTRAYLTLNSFEAGGDGGGPSECDGKYHNDNTPVVALSTGWYNGGSRCLNNIRINGNGRSVVAMVVDECDSTEGCDADHDYQPPCPNNIVDASKAVWKALGVSEGNWGGLDITWSDA, via the coding sequence ATGGCTTGTTACTTCTCAAAAGGGTCTGttctagtcattcttcttttAGGAATTTGCTTGGTCAGTGAAGCTCAACAATGTCGTCCAAGCGGAAGAATCAGAGGAAGGAAGCCCCCTCCTGGACAATGTAACACGGAGGATGACTCTGACTGCTGTAAAGCTGGAAAAATGTACCCAACCTACACTTGCTCACCACCAACGTCGGGTAACACTCGTGCATATCTCACTCTCAACAGCTTTGAGGCAGGTGGTGACGGAGGAGGCCCATCCGAATGTGACGGCAAGTACCACAATGACAACACTCCGGTTGTTGCATTATCCACCGGATGGTACAATGGTGGATCAAGGTGCCTTAACAACATCAGAATTAATGGTAATGGGCGTAGCGTGGTGGCCATGGTGGTGGATGAGTGTGACTCTACTGAGGGATGTGATGCAGACCACGATTATCAGCCTCCTTGTCCAAACAACATTGTCGATGCCTCGAAGGCTGTCTGGAAAGCTTTAGGCGTATCTGAGGGCAACTGGGGTGGCTTGGATATCACCTGGTCTGATGCTTAG
- the LOC126802079 gene encoding putative ripening-related protein 1, protein MTCFISKGCILVILLLAICFVSEAQQCRPSGRIRGRKPPPGQCNTEDDSDCCKAGKMYPTYTCSPPTSGNTRAYLTLNSFEAGGDGGGPSECDGKYHNDNTPVVALSTGWYNGGSRCLNNIRINGNGRSVVAMVVDECDSTEGCDADHDYQPPCPNNIVDASKAVWKALGVSEDNWGGLDITWSDA, encoded by the coding sequence atgaCTTGCTTCATCTCAAAAGGGTGTAttctagtcattcttcttctaGCAATTTGCTTCGTTAGTGAAGCTCAACAATGTCGTCCGAGTGGAAGAATCAGAGGAAGGAAACCCCCTCCTGGACAATGTAACACAGAGGATGACTCTGACTGCTGTAAAGCTGGAAAAATGTACCCAACATACACTTGCTCACCACCAACATCCGGTAACACTCGGGCATATCTCACTCTTAACAGCTTTGAGGCAGGTGGTGACGGAGGAGGCCCATCCGAATGTGACGGCAAGTATCACAATGACAACACTCCGGTTGTTGCATTATCCACCGGATGGTACAATGGTGGATCAAGGTGCCTTAACAACATCAGAATTAACGGTAATGGGCGTAGCGTGGTGGCCATGGTGGTGGATGAGTGTGACTCTACTGAAGGATGTGATGCAGACCATGATTACCAGCCTCCTTGTCCAAACAACATTGTTGATGCCTCAAAGGCCGTCTGGAAAGCCTTAGGCGTATCTGAGGACAACTGGGGTGGCTTGGATATCACCTGGTCTGATGCTTAG